A stretch of the Uranotaenia lowii strain MFRU-FL chromosome 3, ASM2978415v1, whole genome shotgun sequence genome encodes the following:
- the LOC129756727 gene encoding RNA exonuclease 4 → MGIDMESGNAYADVENVLDINKLTINSENTFSKKTSCQKPRPRPKIFSSNLTDCLALDCEFVGVGPHGKEHMVARVSIVNERGEVLLDSYVKPQKTVIDYRTTISGIRPELMESGQEYLTIRDTVRLLLQGRILVGHALKNDLMVLNLRHPKKMIRDTSHHRPIARRIRAIGTPSLKNLSKLILGEEIQTGIHDSIQDARAAMKIYLLFREDWEKSLKKLSRRSR, encoded by the exons ATGGGCATCGATATGGAATCCGGAAACGCTT ATGCAGATGTCGAGAATGTTTTGGACATAAACAAGTTGACTATAAATTCAG AAAACACATTTAGCAAGAAAACTTCTTGCCAAAAACCGCGGCCTCGGCCGAAAATCTTCTCATCGAATCTAACAGACTGCCTAGCACTGGATTGTGAATTTGTGGGGGTAGGGCCACATGGCAAGGAACATATGGTGGCACGAGTTTCCATCGTCAACGAGCGCGGTGAAGTTTTGTTGGACAGCTACGTTAAACCCCAGAAAACTGTGATTGACTATCGGACAACAATCAGCGGAATCCGACCGGAGCTGATGGAGTCGGGTCAGGAATACCTTACAATCCGGGACACGGTCAGATTGCTGTTACAGGGCCGTATATTAGTGGGGCATGCGCTGAAGAACGACCTTATGGTGTTGAATCTTAGGCACCCTAAAAA AATGATACGGGACACCTCGCATCACAGACCGATAGCTCGCCGAATACGAGCTATAGGGACACCAAGCCTCAAAAATCTGTCCAAGCTTATACTTGGAGAAGAAATTCAAACTGGGATCCACGACTCCATACAAGACGCCAGGGCTGCGATGAAAATCTATCTCCTATTTCGAGAGGATTgggaaaaatcattgaaaaaactcAGCAGACGAAGTAGATGA